TGGGCCGCTGGCTCGGGCGCGGGCTCCTGGTATTGCTGCCGGGCCTCCTCCTGCGCGGGCTGCGCCTCGCTTTCGCCGGCCTCAGCCGGCTCGCGCTCTGGCTGCTCTGGCCGCTGCAGCGTGCCTTCGACCGCGCCTGGTCGCGCCTGGACGCCGCGTACCCGCGCCTGCTAGCCCGCGCCCTCGCCCGGCCGCGCCTGGTCCTGGGCCTCGCGCTCCTCCTCGCGGCGGCGGCCCTGCTCGGCCTGCCGCTGCTCGGCGTCGAACTGGTGCCGAGCTTCTCGCAAGGCCAGTTCGCCTTCGATCTCGAATTCCCGGCGGGCACGCCGCTCGCCCGCGCCGAGAGCAAGCTCAGCGAGATCGAAGGCGGCTTGGCCGGCGACCCCCGCATCGGCGTCCTCTACGCGAGCATCGGCGACAGCCCGGCGCTCGGGGGTGCCCGCAGCGAGAAGCGCGAGAACGTGGCGCAGCTCGGAATCACGATGGCCGCCGGCGGCGACCGCCGCGCGGAGGCCGCCGTCATCGATCGCTGCCGGCAGCTCCTCGCCCGCTACCCCGAGATCCGCTACACCTTCCGCCGCCCCAGCTACTTCAGCTTCGAGACGCCGGTGGAGGTGCAGGTCTACGGCTACGACCTGGACGCCCTCGCCGGTTACGCCGACCAGCTCGCCGTGGGCATGGCGCAGATCCCCGGCCTGCGCGACGTGAAGAGCAGCCTCGAGCGGGGCAGCCCCGAGGTGCAGGTGCGTTTCGCGCGCGATCGTCTGGCCAGCCTGGGTCTGGACATGGACGCGGTGAGCCGCACCCTGCGCGGCAAGATCCACGGCGACGTCGCGACGCGCCTCAAGGAGCAGGACCGTCAGGTCGACGTGCGCGTGCGCCGCGCCGCGGCGACCGAGCTGGACGTCGCCCAGATCGGCGGCCTCGTCGTCGGCCAGGTCGAGGGCGTGCCGATCCCGCTGGCGACGGTGGCCGAGGTCGCGGTGGGCACAGGCCCCGCGCAGATCGTGCACGTCGGTCAGCAGCGCGCGGCCGTGATCGGGGCCAACCTCAGCGGGCGCGACCTCGGCCGCGCGAGCCGCGACATCGAGGCGCTCATCGCGGCGATGCCGCCGCCCGCCTCCCTCGCCATCAGCCTGGGCGGCCAGAACCGGGAGCTGGCGACCAGCTTCCGCAGCCTCGCCCTCGCGGCCCTGCTCGCGATCTTCATGGTCTACCTGGTCATGGCGAGCGAGTTCGAGAGCTTCCTGCACCCCTTCGTCATCCTGATGACCGTGCCGCTCGGCCTCGTCGGTGTTGTGCTCGCGCTGCTCGCGACGGGCACGGCCGTCAGCGTCGTCGTGCTGATCGGCGTCGTCATGCTGGCGGGCATCGTCGTCAACAACGCGATCGTGATGATCGACTACGTCAACGTCCGGCGGCAGGCCGGCCTCGCCAAGCGGGCGGCGCTCATCGACGCCGGCAGCGCCCGCCTGCGCCCGATCCTGATGACGACCCTGACCACGGTGCTCGGCCTCGCGCCGATGGCCCTCGGCCTCGGCGAGGGGGCGGAGATCCGGGCGCCGATGGCAATCGCCGTGATCGGCGGGCTCTCGCTGGCCACGCTGCTCACGCTCGTGGTGATCCCGGTGGTCTATCAGACCCTGGACCGGAGCGGCTGAGATGGCCATTTCCGACTACTCGCTGCGCCGGCCGGTGACGATCCTGGTCGCGCTGGCCGCGGTGCTCGTGCTGGGCGCCGTCAGCATCACGCGGCTCAAGCTCGACTTCCTGCCCAAGGTCGACTGGCCCTTCGTCGGCGTGCAGCTCCCCTACCCGAATGCGGTGCCCGCCCAAGTGGAACGCGAGATCGCGCGGCCGGTGGAGGAGGTGCTCGCCACGCTCGGCGACGTCAGGTCGCTGCGCTCCTACTCCGACCGCGACGGGGCCTTCGTCGGCGTCGAGTTCGACTTCGGGCGGGACATCGACGTGCTGCGCCTGGAGGTCAAGGAGCGTCTGGAGCAGGTGCGGCCACTGCTGCCCGCCGACCTCGAGGACTACTTCATCTTCACCTTCAACACGACGGACATCCCCGTCATGGAAGGGCGCATCAGCGCGCCCGGCCGCGATCTCGCCGGCTCCTACGAACTGCTCGAGCGGCGCATCATCGCGCCCCTGCAGCGCATCGAGGGCGTCGGCCGCGTCGTCGTCGACGGCGTCAGCCCCAAGGACGTCACGATCTACCTGCTGCTGGACAGGATCGTCGCCCACGGCGTCGACGTCGGCCGCCTCTTTGCGACCCTCAACGCGAGCAACCTGGACCTCTCGCTCGGCCGCGTGCAGGATGGCCGCCAGCGCGTCAGCGTGCGCAGCCTCGGGCAATTCCGGAGCGTCGAGGAGATCCGCCAGCTGCCGATCGGGCCGGGCATCCGCCTGGCCGACGTCGCCGAGGTGGTCTACGCCGAGCCGGCGCCGAACTACTACCGCCACATCGACGGCGAACCGGCGATCGCCTTCGAGATCCGCAAGGCTTCGGGCGCGAACATCGTCGAGGTCTCGCGGCGCGTGCACGCCGAGATCGAGCGCTTCAAGCGTGATCCGACCCTGGCCGGCATCGACGTCATGGTCTGGTTCGACCAGGGCGAGAACATCCAGGGCAGCCTGAAGGACCTGCTGATGTCCGGGCTCGTCGGCTCGCTGCTCGCCGTCGGCATCCTGCTCGTCTTCCTGCGGCGGCTGCTCACGACCCTCATCGCCGCGATCGCGATCCCCGTCTCGGTGATCGCCACCTGCGCCTTCCTCTTCCTCACGCACCGCAGCCTGAACATCCTCACGATGATGGGTCTCATGCTCGCCGTCGGCATGCTCGTGGACAACGGGATCGTCGTCCTCGAAGCGATCTATCGCCGGCACGAGAAGGGCG
This window of the bacterium genome carries:
- a CDS encoding efflux RND transporter permease subunit: MAISDYSLRRPVTILVALAAVLVLGAVSITRLKLDFLPKVDWPFVGVQLPYPNAVPAQVEREIARPVEEVLATLGDVRSLRSYSDRDGAFVGVEFDFGRDIDVLRLEVKERLEQVRPLLPADLEDYFIFTFNTTDIPVMEGRISAPGRDLAGSYELLERRIIAPLQRIEGVGRVVVDGVSPKDVTIYLLLDRIVAHGVDVGRLFATLNASNLDLSLGRVQDGRQRVSVRSLGQFRSVEEIRQLPIGPGIRLADVAEVVYAEPAPNYYRHIDGEPAIAFEIRKASGANIVEVSRRVHAEIERFKRDPTLAGIDVMVWFDQGENIQGSLKDLLMSGLVGSLLAVGILLVFLRRLLTTLIAAIAIPVSVIATCAFLFLTHRSLNILTMMGLMLAVGMLVDNGIVVLEAIYRRHEKGEAQRAAAAAGTREVAMAVIASTATSVIVFAPIVLTKNTEITLWLSEVGVSL
- a CDS encoding efflux RND transporter permease subunit; amino-acid sequence: MRLVTGSMQRPVTVFMLTLAALLFGLVSLSRLPLNLLPDIAYPTLTVQTRYPDAAPAEVEKLITEPLEEAVSVIPGLRGLRSTSRPGVSEITLEFGWKTAMDFAALDVREKLDMVRLPEDAESPILLRYDPNLDPILRLGLHGKQDLVTLRHLAEHLLKKDLESLEGVASVHVQGGLEEEIQVEVDEGKLAALGLPISAVSAYLGDQNLSAAGGRLRDRDAEFLVRTLGEFTSEEDVARTVVFEDGQRWVTLADVASVTRGYKEREVVSHVQGEEAVELALYKEGSANTVRVADVVKRRLAGLREELPEGCELAVLADQSTFIEQSIAEVQGNAIIGGLLAVLVLYLFLKDRRSTFIIATVIPISILATFFAMQQLGISLNIMSLGGLALGVGMLVDNAIVVLDAISRHRQAGRGLWDATQAGAGEVARAVTASTLTTVAVFLPIIFVEGIAGQIFRDQALTVTVSLLVSLIAALTLIPVLASLGGRARGFAPAPAPAAAAPGPAALRRPRGRLRRWLGKPLVALAWLGRWLGRGLLVLLPGLLLRGLRLAFAGLSRLALWLLWPLQRAFDRAWSRLDAAYPRLLARALARPRLVLGLALLLAAAALLGLPLLGVELVPSFSQGQFAFDLEFPAGTPLARAESKLSEIEGGLAGDPRIGVLYASIGDSPALGGARSEKRENVAQLGITMAAGGDRRAEAAVIDRCRQLLARYPEIRYTFRRPSYFSFETPVEVQVYGYDLDALAGYADQLAVGMAQIPGLRDVKSSLERGSPEVQVRFARDRLASLGLDMDAVSRTLRGKIHGDVATRLKEQDRQVDVRVRRAAATELDVAQIGGLVVGQVEGVPIPLATVAEVAVGTGPAQIVHVGQQRAAVIGANLSGRDLGRASRDIEALIAAMPPPASLAISLGGQNRELATSFRSLALAALLAIFMVYLVMASEFESFLHPFVILMTVPLGLVGVVLALLATGTAVSVVVLIGVVMLAGIVVNNAIVMIDYVNVRRQAGLAKRAALIDAGSARLRPILMTTLTTVLGLAPMALGLGEGAEIRAPMAIAVIGGLSLATLLTLVVIPVVYQTLDRSG